The following coding sequences are from one Rathayibacter sp. VKM Ac-2760 window:
- a CDS encoding ABC transporter ATP-binding protein, which produces MSSTTESTRGGRRPRRAKDDGPRASFSQLVPYLLEHRGILSVVVVLSLFGAAASLAQPLVVGQVITRVQDGLDLGPLVWALLVLVVASGLISGFAHYLLQRTGEGIVLSSRRRLVARLLRLPIREFDARRTGDLVSRVGSDSTLLRAVLTQGLVDSIAGSLLFVGAIIAMAVIDWVLLLIIVVVVAVALGAALTLGRGIRVASRKAQEKVGDLAAAVERAISAVRTIRAAGATDREIAVVDTHATEAYRLGIRVAHISALVVPVAGIAMQVAFLAVLGVGGYRVASGAIDIAQLVSFILFLFMMVMPLGNFIGAITSVNAALGALGRIQEIIDLPIEGDGERDGGGLAPGVADSALAFDGVVFSYDEKALDVDAEARDRTVLRGVSFTVPRGKRTALVGPSGAGKSTILALIERFYDPEAGVVRLGGVDITAIDRDALRAQIGYVEQDAPVLAGTLRENLVLGRPDADDADCLRVLEAVNLTDVLERDPLGLNAPVGESGVMLSGGERQRLAIGRALLAAPPILLLDESTSSLDGLNEQRLRLAIDAVAENRTLLVIAHRLSTVVDSDQIVVLQKGEVVGIGTHSELVESTPLYRDLAKHQLLV; this is translated from the coding sequence ATGAGCAGCACCACGGAGAGCACGCGCGGCGGTCGGCGGCCCCGCCGCGCCAAGGACGACGGACCCCGCGCCTCCTTCTCGCAGCTCGTCCCCTATCTGCTCGAGCACCGCGGCATCCTCTCGGTCGTGGTCGTGCTCAGCCTGTTCGGCGCCGCCGCCAGCCTCGCCCAGCCGCTCGTCGTGGGCCAGGTGATCACCCGCGTGCAGGACGGGCTCGATCTCGGCCCGCTGGTCTGGGCGCTCCTCGTCCTCGTCGTCGCCTCCGGCCTCATCTCCGGCTTCGCGCACTACCTGCTGCAGCGCACCGGCGAGGGCATCGTCCTCTCCAGCCGCCGCCGCCTCGTCGCGCGGCTGCTCCGCCTGCCGATCCGCGAGTTCGACGCCCGCCGCACCGGCGACCTGGTCTCGCGTGTCGGCTCCGACTCCACGCTGCTGCGCGCCGTCCTCACCCAGGGCCTGGTCGACTCGATCGCCGGCTCGCTGCTCTTCGTCGGCGCGATCATCGCGATGGCGGTCATCGACTGGGTGCTGCTGCTGATCATCGTGGTCGTCGTGGCCGTGGCCCTCGGCGCGGCGCTCACCCTCGGGCGCGGCATCCGCGTCGCCAGCCGCAAGGCGCAGGAGAAGGTCGGCGACCTCGCCGCCGCCGTGGAGCGCGCGATCAGCGCCGTCCGCACCATCCGCGCCGCGGGCGCGACCGATCGCGAGATCGCCGTCGTCGACACGCACGCGACCGAGGCCTACCGGCTCGGCATTCGCGTCGCGCACATCTCGGCGCTCGTCGTCCCGGTCGCGGGAATCGCGATGCAGGTCGCCTTCCTCGCCGTCCTCGGCGTCGGCGGCTACCGCGTCGCCTCCGGGGCGATCGACATCGCGCAGCTGGTGTCGTTCATCCTCTTCCTCTTCATGATGGTGATGCCGCTGGGCAACTTCATCGGAGCGATCACCTCGGTCAACGCGGCGCTCGGCGCGCTCGGCCGCATCCAGGAGATCATCGACCTGCCGATCGAGGGCGACGGCGAGCGCGACGGCGGCGGCCTCGCCCCGGGAGTCGCCGACTCGGCCCTCGCGTTCGACGGCGTCGTCTTCTCCTACGACGAGAAGGCGCTCGACGTCGACGCGGAGGCGCGCGACCGCACGGTGCTGCGCGGCGTCTCGTTCACGGTCCCGCGCGGCAAGCGCACCGCCCTGGTCGGCCCGTCGGGCGCCGGCAAGAGCACGATCCTCGCGCTGATCGAGCGCTTCTACGACCCCGAGGCCGGCGTCGTCCGCCTCGGTGGCGTCGACATCACCGCGATCGACCGCGACGCCCTCCGCGCCCAGATCGGCTACGTCGAGCAGGACGCGCCGGTGCTGGCCGGCACCCTCCGGGAGAACCTGGTGCTCGGCCGGCCCGACGCCGACGATGCCGACTGCCTCCGCGTGCTCGAGGCCGTGAACCTCACCGATGTGCTCGAGCGCGATCCGCTCGGCCTGAACGCCCCCGTCGGCGAGAGCGGCGTCATGCTCTCGGGCGGCGAGCGCCAGCGTCTCGCCATCGGCCGGGCGCTCCTCGCCGCCCCGCCGATCCTGCTGCTCGACGAGTCCACCTCGAGCCTGGACGGCCTGAACGAGCAGCGCCTCCGGCTCGCGATCGACGCCGTGGCCGAGAACAGGACGCTCCTGGTGATCGCGCATCGCCTCTCGACCGTGGTCGACTCCGACCAGATCGTGGTGCTGCAGAAGGGCGAGGTCGTCGGCATCGGCACGCACTCCGAGCTCGTCGAGTCGACGCCGCTCTACCGCGATCTGGCGAAGCACCAGCTGCTGGTGTGA
- a CDS encoding MFS transporter — translation MSSSRTAADAPSAAPANSRGRVILASLIGTSIEFYDFYAYATAAVLVFPSLFFVNEDPAVALLASFAVFGVAFIARPIGSIIFGHFGDRVGRKGTLVASLLTMGIATFLIGCLPTALTPGWEFLAPFLLVVMRFCQGLGLGGEWSGAALLATENAPANKRAIYGTFPQLGAPIGFIVANVLFLVLASTMSDETFAAWGWRVPFLASAVLVIVGLYVRLKLVETPAFQKVVDNGEVAKLPLARVFKTSWRPLILGTFIMLATYVLFYLMTTYTLTYGTTPTDAPTPGLGYTRNDFLIMLIVGVVFFGVFTLVSGPLAERFGRRKTLLAVTSAIIVFGLLFVPLFGGGFVGVMAVLILGFTLMGLTFGPMGAVLPELFPTNVRYTGSAMAYNLASILGAAVAPIIAVALWQSAGGSPVLVGLYLSGAGVLTLIALLISKETQHTAYHDNVS, via the coding sequence ATGTCTTCTTCCCGCACCGCAGCCGACGCTCCCTCCGCCGCCCCGGCGAACTCCCGGGGCCGGGTCATCCTGGCGAGCCTCATCGGCACCTCGATCGAGTTCTACGACTTCTACGCCTACGCGACCGCGGCCGTCCTGGTCTTCCCCTCGCTCTTCTTCGTCAACGAGGACCCGGCGGTCGCCCTCCTCGCGTCCTTCGCGGTCTTCGGCGTCGCCTTCATCGCGCGCCCGATCGGGTCGATCATCTTCGGCCACTTCGGTGACCGCGTCGGCCGCAAGGGCACCCTCGTCGCGTCCCTCCTCACGATGGGCATCGCGACCTTCCTGATCGGCTGCCTGCCGACCGCGCTCACGCCCGGCTGGGAGTTCCTCGCCCCGTTCCTGCTCGTCGTGATGCGCTTCTGCCAGGGCCTCGGCCTCGGCGGCGAGTGGTCGGGAGCCGCGCTCCTCGCGACCGAGAACGCCCCCGCGAACAAGCGCGCGATCTACGGCACGTTCCCCCAGCTCGGCGCCCCGATCGGCTTCATCGTCGCGAACGTGCTCTTCCTGGTGCTCGCGAGCACGATGAGCGACGAGACCTTCGCCGCCTGGGGCTGGCGCGTGCCGTTCCTCGCGAGCGCCGTGCTGGTGATCGTCGGCCTCTACGTGCGCCTCAAGCTCGTCGAGACCCCCGCGTTCCAGAAGGTCGTCGACAACGGCGAGGTGGCCAAGCTGCCGCTCGCCCGCGTCTTCAAGACCAGCTGGCGCCCGCTGATCCTCGGCACGTTCATCATGCTGGCGACCTACGTGCTCTTCTACCTGATGACCACGTACACCCTGACCTACGGCACCACGCCGACGGACGCGCCGACCCCGGGTCTCGGCTACACCCGCAACGACTTCCTGATCATGCTGATCGTCGGCGTCGTGTTCTTCGGTGTCTTCACGCTCGTCTCCGGCCCGCTGGCCGAGCGGTTCGGCCGCCGCAAGACGCTCCTCGCGGTCACCAGCGCGATCATCGTCTTCGGGCTCCTGTTCGTCCCGCTCTTCGGCGGCGGCTTCGTCGGCGTGATGGCCGTGCTGATCCTCGGCTTCACGCTGATGGGCCTGACCTTCGGGCCGATGGGCGCCGTGCTGCCCGAGCTGTTCCCGACCAACGTCCGCTACACCGGCTCGGCGATGGCCTACAACCTGGCGTCGATCCTCGGAGCGGCCGTCGCGCCGATCATCGCCGTGGCGCTCTGGCAGTCGGCGGGCGGCAGCCCCGTGCTCGTCGGCCTCTACCTCAGCGGCGCCGGCGTGCTGACGCTCATCGCGCTGCTGATCTCGAAGGAGACGCAGCACACGGCGTACCACGACAACGTGTCGTAG
- the ribH gene encoding 6,7-dimethyl-8-ribityllumazine synthase, which yields MAGSGAPTTSALDGSGLRVVVVAGTWHQQITDGLIAGASSALDESGASWSLVRVPGSFELPVAAKAALEAGADAVVALGVIIRGGTPHFEYVSDAATSGLTNVSIQTGKPVGFGVLTLDTEQQGIDRAGLPGSKEDKGREAAEAAIATALVLRELRG from the coding sequence ATGGCCGGTAGCGGCGCACCCACCACCTCCGCCCTCGACGGGAGCGGCCTGCGCGTCGTCGTCGTCGCGGGGACCTGGCACCAGCAGATCACCGACGGGCTGATCGCCGGCGCGAGCAGCGCGCTCGACGAGTCGGGTGCCTCCTGGTCGCTCGTGCGCGTGCCCGGCTCGTTCGAGCTGCCGGTCGCCGCGAAGGCCGCGCTGGAGGCGGGCGCCGACGCGGTGGTCGCCCTCGGCGTGATCATCCGCGGCGGCACCCCGCACTTCGAGTACGTCTCGGACGCGGCGACCTCCGGCCTCACGAACGTCTCGATCCAGACCGGCAAGCCGGTCGGCTTCGGCGTGCTGACCCTCGACACCGAGCAGCAGGGCATCGACCGCGCCGGCCTGCCCGGCTCGAAGGAGGACAAGGGCCGCGAGGCGGCCGAGGCGGCGATCGCGACCGCGCTCGTCCTCCGCGAGCTGCGCGGCTAG
- a CDS encoding RNA methyltransferase: protein MELIEVSSLEDPRLRDYAHATDVALKNARGPLGLYIAESALVLERALGAGHRPRSVLALGGAVEEAVRLVGDADVPVFTGPAELLAELTGYTLHRGLIAALDRPAPADPVQLLAGARRVVVLENVVDPTNVGAIFRSVGAIGADAVLVTQRCSDPFYRRAIRVSMGTVLQVPWTRVGDWTSTRALLHGAGFTIAAMALTAEAVPLRDFAAAAPERVALVLGTEGEGLTDEALAAADVAVQIPMRHGIDSLNVAAASAVAMWALAAP from the coding sequence ATGGAGCTGATCGAGGTCTCGTCGCTGGAGGATCCGCGGCTGCGCGACTACGCGCACGCCACGGACGTCGCGCTGAAGAACGCGCGCGGGCCGCTCGGCCTCTACATCGCAGAGTCGGCGCTCGTGCTGGAGCGCGCCCTCGGTGCCGGGCACCGGCCGCGCTCGGTGCTCGCCCTCGGCGGTGCGGTCGAGGAGGCGGTGCGCCTGGTCGGCGACGCCGATGTGCCGGTCTTCACCGGGCCGGCCGAGCTGCTGGCCGAGCTCACCGGCTACACGCTGCACCGCGGGCTGATCGCCGCCCTCGACCGGCCGGCGCCGGCCGACCCCGTGCAGCTGCTCGCCGGCGCCCGGCGCGTAGTCGTGCTCGAGAACGTCGTCGACCCGACCAACGTCGGCGCGATCTTCCGCTCGGTGGGCGCGATCGGCGCGGACGCCGTGCTCGTGACGCAGCGCTGCTCCGACCCGTTCTACCGCCGGGCGATCCGGGTGAGCATGGGCACGGTGCTGCAGGTGCCGTGGACCCGGGTGGGCGACTGGACCTCGACGCGGGCGCTCCTGCACGGCGCCGGCTTCACGATCGCCGCGATGGCGCTCACGGCGGAGGCGGTGCCGCTGCGCGACTTCGCGGCGGCCGCCCCCGAGCGGGTCGCCCTCGTCCTCGGCACGGAGGGGGAGGGGCTCACCGACGAGGCGCTCGCCGCCGCGGACGTCGCGGTGCAGATCCCGATGCGGCACGGCATCGACTCCCTCAACGTCGCGGCCGCCAGCGCGGTGGCGATGTGGGCGCTCGCGGCGCCCTGA
- the ribA gene encoding GTP cyclohydrolase II yields the protein MSLSSIPEAVAALRAGRPIIVADDEGRENEGDVIVSAQLASQETIAWMVRHSSGFICAPMTNAIADRLELPLMVVDNEDPRGTAYTISVDAADRLSTGISASDRAHTLRVLADPEATPARLHRPGHILPLRAVEGGVRERDGHTEAAVDLMRLAGLEPVGAISEIVAEDGEMMRLPGLIALGEREGVPVTTVAALIAYLEEHHPDAEAPLVEPARETPRVSFEVETTVPTTHGPFRLRAYRDRQTGADHVAIVAGELGDGRGTLVRVHSECLTGEAFGSLKCECGPQLDAALDTIQRDGGVVVYLRGHEGRGIGLINKLRAYRLQEDGLDTLDANLALGLPADARDYGAAVGILDDLGVSDVRLLTNNPEKVRQLTDRGITVSERVPLVAGVGAFNEGYLATKRDRMGHFTDLDTLVELDHLDAGTAGATPKE from the coding sequence ATGAGCCTCTCCAGCATCCCCGAGGCCGTCGCGGCCCTCCGCGCCGGCCGGCCCATCATCGTCGCGGACGACGAGGGCCGCGAGAACGAGGGCGACGTCATCGTCTCGGCCCAGCTCGCGAGCCAGGAGACGATCGCCTGGATGGTGCGCCACTCCTCCGGCTTCATCTGCGCCCCGATGACCAACGCGATCGCCGACCGGCTCGAGCTGCCGCTGATGGTCGTCGACAACGAGGATCCGCGCGGCACCGCGTACACGATCTCGGTCGACGCCGCCGATCGCCTCTCCACCGGCATCAGCGCCTCCGACCGCGCGCACACCCTCCGCGTGCTCGCCGATCCGGAGGCGACTCCCGCGCGCCTGCACCGCCCGGGCCACATCCTGCCCCTGCGCGCCGTCGAGGGCGGCGTGCGCGAGCGCGACGGCCACACGGAGGCCGCGGTCGACCTGATGCGGCTGGCCGGCCTCGAGCCCGTCGGCGCCATCTCGGAGATCGTGGCCGAGGACGGCGAGATGATGCGCCTCCCCGGGCTGATCGCCCTCGGCGAGCGCGAGGGCGTGCCGGTCACGACCGTCGCCGCGCTGATCGCCTACCTGGAGGAGCACCACCCCGACGCCGAGGCGCCGCTCGTGGAGCCCGCCCGCGAGACCCCGCGGGTGAGCTTCGAGGTCGAGACGACCGTGCCGACCACGCACGGCCCGTTCCGGCTGCGCGCCTACCGCGACCGCCAGACCGGCGCCGACCACGTGGCGATCGTGGCCGGCGAGCTCGGCGACGGCCGCGGCACACTCGTGCGCGTGCACTCCGAGTGCCTGACCGGCGAGGCGTTCGGCTCGCTGAAGTGCGAGTGCGGGCCGCAGCTCGACGCCGCGCTCGACACCATCCAGCGCGACGGCGGCGTCGTGGTCTACCTCCGCGGCCACGAGGGTCGCGGCATCGGCCTGATCAACAAGCTCCGCGCCTACCGGCTGCAGGAGGACGGGCTCGACACCCTCGACGCCAACCTCGCCCTCGGCCTGCCCGCGGACGCGCGCGACTACGGCGCGGCCGTCGGCATCCTGGACGATCTCGGCGTCAGCGACGTCCGCCTGCTCACCAACAACCCCGAGAAGGTCCGCCAGCTCACCGACCGCGGCATCACCGTCTCGGAGCGCGTGCCGCTCGTCGCCGGGGTCGGCGCCTTCAACGAGGGCTACCTCGCGACCAAGCGCGACCGGATGGGCCACTTCACCGATCTCGACACCCTCGTCGAGCTCGACCACCTCGACGCCGGGACCGCCGGCGCCACACCGAAGGAGTAA
- the ribD gene encoding bifunctional diaminohydroxyphosphoribosylaminopyrimidine deaminase/5-amino-6-(5-phosphoribosylamino)uracil reductase RibD, producing MTIDHEQAMRRALALAQRGPARGVNPRVGCVLLAPDGSVLAEGWHHGAGTAHAEVDALAQLAPGAATGATAVVSLEPCNHVGRTGPCSRALIDAGVTRVVYAVGDPGVRSAGGADTLRAAGVDVVEGVLAEQAEEFLHVWLTATRRRRPWVSLKWASTLDGRTAAADGSSRWITGAAARQRVHEQRTAADAILVGTGTVLADDPSLTARGDSGELLAEQPLPVVVGTRAVPAGARVLGHPRRAVLERTHDLAAVLDRLYDAEVRHVYVEGGPTLASALVAAGLVDEFLVYLAPALLGGPRLALGDLGVESIAGAHRLDLRSVEILGDDLLVTARPGSPAGRPPAPQKES from the coding sequence ATGACGATCGATCACGAGCAGGCGATGCGCCGAGCGCTCGCCCTCGCGCAGCGGGGCCCCGCACGCGGGGTGAACCCGCGCGTCGGCTGCGTCCTCCTCGCGCCCGACGGCTCCGTGCTCGCCGAGGGCTGGCACCACGGCGCCGGCACCGCGCACGCCGAGGTCGACGCCCTGGCCCAGCTCGCCCCCGGCGCCGCCACCGGAGCGACCGCGGTCGTCTCGCTCGAGCCGTGCAACCACGTCGGCCGCACCGGTCCCTGCAGCCGCGCGCTGATCGACGCCGGCGTCACCCGCGTCGTCTACGCCGTCGGCGATCCCGGAGTGAGGTCCGCCGGCGGGGCCGACACCCTCCGCGCCGCCGGCGTGGACGTCGTCGAGGGCGTCCTCGCCGAGCAGGCGGAGGAGTTCCTGCACGTCTGGCTCACCGCGACCCGTCGCCGCCGCCCCTGGGTGAGCCTGAAGTGGGCCTCCACGCTCGACGGCCGCACGGCCGCGGCGGACGGCAGCAGCCGCTGGATCACCGGTGCCGCCGCCCGGCAGCGCGTGCACGAGCAGCGCACCGCGGCCGACGCGATCCTCGTCGGCACCGGCACCGTGCTCGCCGACGACCCGAGTCTCACCGCCCGCGGCGACAGCGGCGAGCTGCTCGCCGAGCAGCCGCTCCCGGTCGTCGTCGGCACCCGCGCCGTCCCGGCCGGCGCCCGCGTGCTCGGCCACCCCCGCCGCGCGGTCCTCGAGCGCACGCACGACCTCGCCGCCGTCCTCGACCGCCTCTACGACGCCGAGGTGCGCCACGTCTACGTCGAGGGCGGGCCGACCCTCGCGTCCGCCCTGGTCGCCGCGGGGCTCGTCGACGAGTTCCTCGTCTACCTCGCCCCGGCGCTGCTCGGCGGCCCGCGCCTCGCGCTCGGCGACCTCGGCGTCGAGAGCATCGCCGGCGCCCACCGCCTCGACCTCCGCTCCGTGGAGATCCTCGGCGACGACCTGCTCGTCACCGCCCGGCCGGGCTCCCCCGCCGGGCGACCGCCCGCACCGCAGAAGGAGAGCTGA
- a CDS encoding SDR family NAD(P)-dependent oxidoreductase, with amino-acid sequence MRVDGCSALVSGGASGLGAATARALADAGARVVVLDLPAALEGADLPASVLRISGDVLDADAVQRAVAAAGDLRIAVTCAGVATPGRLLGRDGPLALDAFERVLRVNAVGTLSVLRLAAAAIAEREPVDGERGVLITTSSIAAFEGQIGQAAYAASKGAVAALTLPLARELASALIRVVSIAPGTFDTPLLAGLPEAARTALGSATPHPARLGRPEEFAALVRHVVENPMLNGDVIRLDGALRLPPR; translated from the coding sequence ATGCGCGTCGACGGCTGCTCCGCGCTGGTCTCCGGCGGCGCCTCCGGGCTGGGCGCCGCGACGGCGCGCGCTCTCGCCGACGCGGGAGCACGCGTGGTCGTCCTCGATCTGCCGGCCGCCCTCGAGGGCGCGGACCTGCCGGCGTCGGTGCTGCGCATCTCCGGCGACGTGCTCGATGCCGACGCGGTCCAGCGCGCCGTGGCCGCCGCGGGCGATCTGCGGATCGCGGTGACCTGCGCCGGCGTCGCCACGCCGGGCCGCCTGCTCGGCCGCGACGGGCCGCTCGCGCTCGACGCCTTCGAGCGGGTGCTGCGGGTGAACGCGGTCGGCACGCTCAGCGTCCTCCGGCTCGCGGCGGCCGCGATCGCGGAGCGCGAGCCCGTCGACGGCGAGCGCGGCGTCCTGATCACGACCTCGTCGATCGCCGCCTTCGAGGGCCAGATCGGCCAGGCGGCCTACGCGGCGTCGAAGGGGGCGGTGGCGGCGCTGACCCTGCCGCTCGCCCGCGAGCTGGCGAGCGCGCTGATCCGCGTCGTCTCGATCGCGCCCGGAACCTTCGACACCCCGCTGCTCGCGGGGCTCCCGGAGGCGGCCCGCACCGCGCTGGGCTCGGCGACGCCGCACCCGGCGCGGCTCGGCCGGCCGGAGGAGTTCGCCGCGCTCGTGCGCCACGTGGTCGAGAACCCGATGCTCAACGGCGACGTGATCCGCCTCGACGGCGCCCTGCGCCTGCCGCCGCGCTGA
- a CDS encoding riboflavin synthase → MFTGIIEEIGVVTAVSAGADAIRLTVRGPLAVEGARHGDSIAVSGVCLTVVEQSADGFTADVMAQTLRMSTLDGVAVGDPVNLERAALVGDRLGGHIVQGHIDGTATLLAVTPGDAWRVLRFSLPAEAAPLVTDKGSIAVDGVSLTVSAISPAAEPEQWFEVSLIPETLAATTLGARAIGDRVNIETDILARHVERMLALRAVTLPGGGA, encoded by the coding sequence ATGTTCACCGGAATCATCGAGGAGATCGGCGTCGTCACGGCGGTCTCGGCCGGAGCCGACGCGATCCGCCTGACCGTGCGCGGCCCGCTCGCCGTCGAGGGCGCCCGGCACGGCGACTCCATCGCGGTCTCGGGCGTCTGCCTGACCGTCGTCGAGCAGTCGGCCGACGGCTTCACCGCCGACGTGATGGCGCAGACCCTGCGGATGTCGACGCTCGACGGCGTCGCGGTCGGCGACCCCGTCAACCTCGAGCGCGCGGCGCTGGTCGGCGACCGGCTCGGCGGGCACATCGTGCAGGGGCACATCGACGGCACCGCGACCCTGCTGGCCGTCACACCGGGCGACGCCTGGCGCGTGCTGCGGTTCTCCCTCCCCGCGGAGGCGGCCCCGCTCGTCACCGACAAGGGCTCGATCGCGGTCGACGGCGTCTCGCTGACCGTCTCGGCGATCAGCCCGGCCGCCGAGCCGGAGCAGTGGTTCGAGGTCTCGCTGATCCCGGAGACCCTGGCCGCCACCACCCTGGGCGCCCGCGCGATCGGCGACCGGGTCAACATCGAGACAGACATCCTCGCGCGCCACGTCGAGCGGATGCTCGCGCTGCGCGCCGTCACCCTTCCCGGAGGTGGGGCATGA